The Brachyspira hyodysenteriae ATCC 27164 sequence GCATATCAAGAGAATTTTTATCATCATTCCCTAAAAGCAGTATTTTTTCTACTTCTCTTTCTATACCCTCATCCTCTAGAGGGTCAGGCAAACATCCTCAGCCAAATTGTATTTTTTCTATAGCCATAATATACCTCCAAAGTTAGTATATACATATTATAGGTATATATAGAATAATTGCAAATTTAAAAATTAAAAAAATCATACATTTTTTACAATTTATCTTTTAATAGTTCAATTATTTCATCTTTATTCAGTACTTTACCATAAGATAATACATTTTCATCTAATACTAAGCTAGGTGTGGATATAACTCCATAGGCAGCTATTTTTTCTATATCATAGACATGTCCTACTGTTAAATTAACTCCCATATCTTTTAAAGCTTTTAATGTGTTTTCTTCTAATTTTTTACAATTAAGACAGCCTGTACCTAATATTTTTATTCTTGCATTTTCTTCAGATGTATCTGAGCATAATCCGCCGCAGATGCATTTTGATTTTTTATTGTTATTAAAAAACATAATTTACTCCTTTTTATAGTTTTTTATTATTGATATCACCTAAACAACTATATTTTGTCAAAAATAAATTTATATTTTTGTTTTTATATCTGAGGCTTTGTCCACCGCGAAGCGTACCAGTAGGGTAAGCTCCCACTTCTTTTATTGCTACAGGTACAGCCCACCTCACGAAGTGTGCCTATGGAAGGCGAAAAGCTATGTTTTAGCGTAAATTTAATATTTTATATTACATGTAAAACATAATTAGTATTATTTAGTACTCATTTTATACTTGCACTTTTTGCAACTTTTTGCGGCGGGAAAAAGTTGAATAAAAAAATTGACAAACTTAAAAATTTTTAGTATCTACTAAAAATTAAATCATACAAAAAGAAAATAAAAATTATTGAATAAGTATCCAATAATAATTATTCCCAAAGTTACTATAAATACAAAAAACATTAAAAGAGGCATTTTTACTGCTTTTTTTAGCATAATAATAGATGGTAAAGATAAAGCAGTAACAGACATCATAAATGATAAGATAGTACCAAGTCCAGCACCTTTATAAAATAAACTTTCAGCTATAGGTAAAGTTCCGAATATATCAGCATACATTGGAATTCCTACTAAAGATGCTAAAGGCACAGAATACCAATTATTTTTTCCTAATATTGTATCTATCCACTGAGAAGGTATAACATTATGAATAAAAGCACCAATACCTACTCCTATAAAAATATATAAATAAACTTTTTTGATAGTTTGTATAACCTGTTCTTTTGAATATATTAATCTTTCTTTTTTTGTCATAGTTTGTATCGCTATTTCTGTATTATTCATTTTTATATTTTTTATAAAGTCTTCTAAATATTTTTCCATTTTTAGTTTACCTATCAAGGTACCTCCAAGAACTGCAAGTATAAGACCAACTATTACATAAGCAATTGCAATCTTCATACCGAATATACTTGATAAAAGTATCAAAGAAGCTAAATCTACTAATGGAGATGATATTAAAAATGAAAATGCCATTGAAATAGGTATTCCTGCTGAAGTAAAACCTATAAAAAGAGGAATCGATGAACATGAACAAAATGGCGTAACAGTTCCAAGTAAAGCTGCTAATATATTCGCTGATATTCCATTAAATCTGCCCAATATTTTTTTTGTTCTTTCAGGCGGAAAAAATGACTGAATATATGATATACAAAATATAAGAACTGATAACAGTACAAATATTTTGATAACATCATAAATAAAAAATTGTATTATTCCTTTAACTGTTTCTGATAAGGCAAAATTATTTAATATATTTCCTATTAAAGTATTAAGCCATTTCATTGATATTATTTGATCTTGTATAAAGATGAATATTGATTTTATAATTTCCATTTTTTATAACTCCTAATTTATTAAAAAAATTATATTGTTAATTTCTTATTATTAATTTTTGAATTTATTTTTTGTGGCATTTGCTATTTTTACAAGAGTAAGCATTACAGGTACTTCTACCAATACGCCTACAATTGTTGCAAGTGCCGCTCCGGAATTAACTCCGAATAATGATACAGCTACGGCAACAGCAAGCTCAAAGAAATTTGATGCCCCTATCATTCCTGCAGGTGCCGCTACATTATGAGGAAGTTTTAATAAATAGCTTGCAATATATGCTATAAAAAATATTAAAAAGGTTTGTAATATTAAAGGTATAGCTATCAAAATTATATGAATAGGGTTAGATAGTATTACATTTCCTTGAAAGCTGAATAATAATATTAATGTTAATAGCAGTCCTATTATTGTTATATTATCAAATTTATGTATAAAAGTATTATTGAAATATTCTATTCCTTTTTTACTGCATACATAAACTCTTGTAATAATTCCTGCTGTTAATGGTATAAGTACAAATAACACAACAGATAAAAATAATGTATCCCAAGGAACTGTAACATTCGATATTCCTAATAAAAATTTTACTATAGGAACGAATGCTATAAGTATTATTAAATCATTAGTTGCAACCTGCACTACAGTATATGATGGATTTCCATTTGTTAATGCACTCCAAACAAATACCATAGCAGTACATGGAGCAGCTCCTAAAAGTACAGCACCAACTAAATATTCTTTTGCTAAATCTTTTGGTATAAAATTATTGAGTATAGTATAAAAAAAGAAAGAAGCTATAAAAAACATAGTAAAAGGTTTTATAAGCCAATTTACAATCCAAGTAACAAATAAACCTTGAGGATTTTTTGTAATATTTTTTATACTTTGAAAATCAACACTCATCATCATAGGATATATCATAAGCCATATTAATATTGCTATGGGTATAGAAACATTTGCATATTCAAATTTATTTAATGTATTTGGGATTATAGGCAGGAATTTAGATATTAATACTCCTATAATCATGCATATAAATACCCATAAAGTTAAATATTTCTGAAAAAAACTTATAGACTCTTTCTTATTTTCCATTATAAAATACTCCTAAATATTATCTTTAATATTATTTTTTAATCGCATAGAGTTTTTATTTTTTTGTCTTTACTAATTTTTGATGAATAGTAATTCAAAACATTTTTTGCTCTTTCAAAACCTTCTTTGTTTATGCTGTAATAAGTCCATTTGCCTTCTTTTCTTGGTATCACTACTTCAGCATCGCATAATATTTTCATATGATTCGATAATGTAGACTGCACTATTTTTAATTCTTCTAAAAGTTTGCAGGCACATATTTCAGTATCTTTAATCATATCTAATATTTGAAGTCTGTTTTCATCGCAGAACGCTTTGAATATTACTGCTTCTTTTTTATAGTCTTTCATATTAATAGTATCCTTATTAAATTTATATATCGAAGTTTATCGATGCGTTAATATAGCATACATATCGAAAAATATCAATATATTTTTTATCTTTTTTTATATTATTGAAATAATGCTGTATAATGGTATAATATCTTATTACTATATAAAATATGGAGTTTGTTATTATGCAAGTTAAAAATTTTGGAAACGGATATCTTTTATATGAATTAAAAAATGAAAATGATATGATATTAAAACTTACAGATATAGGGGCATC is a genomic window containing:
- a CDS encoding permease — translated: MEIIKSIFIFIQDQIISMKWLNTLIGNILNNFALSETVKGIIQFFIYDVIKIFVLLSVLIFCISYIQSFFPPERTKKILGRFNGISANILAALLGTVTPFCSCSSIPLFIGFTSAGIPISMAFSFLISSPLVDLASLILLSSIFGMKIAIAYVIVGLILAVLGGTLIGKLKMEKYLEDFIKNIKMNNTEIAIQTMTKKERLIYSKEQVIQTIKKVYLYIFIGVGIGAFIHNVIPSQWIDTILGKNNWYSVPLASLVGIPMYADIFGTLPIAESLFYKGAGLGTILSFMMSVTALSLPSIIMLKKAVKMPLLMFFVFIVTLGIIIIGYLFNNFYFLFV
- a CDS encoding thioredoxin family protein, which gives rise to MFFNNNKKSKCICGGLCSDTSEENARIKILGTGCLNCKKLEENTLKALKDMGVNLTVGHVYDIEKIAAYGVISTPSLVLDENVLSYGKVLNKDEIIELLKDKL
- a CDS encoding ArsR/SmtB family transcription factor — protein: MKDYKKEAVIFKAFCDENRLQILDMIKDTEICACKLLEELKIVQSTLSNHMKILCDAEVVIPRKEGKWTYYSINKEGFERAKNVLNYYSSKISKDKKIKTLCD
- the arsB gene encoding ACR3 family arsenite efflux transporter, with the translated sequence MENKKESISFFQKYLTLWVFICMIIGVLISKFLPIIPNTLNKFEYANVSIPIAILIWLMIYPMMMSVDFQSIKNITKNPQGLFVTWIVNWLIKPFTMFFIASFFFYTILNNFIPKDLAKEYLVGAVLLGAAPCTAMVFVWSALTNGNPSYTVVQVATNDLIILIAFVPIVKFLLGISNVTVPWDTLFLSVVLFVLIPLTAGIITRVYVCSKKGIEYFNNTFIHKFDNITIIGLLLTLILLFSFQGNVILSNPIHIILIAIPLILQTFLIFFIAYIASYLLKLPHNVAAPAGMIGASNFFELAVAVAVSLFGVNSGAALATIVGVLVEVPVMLTLVKIANATKNKFKN